A genome region from Pseudomonas helmanticensis includes the following:
- a CDS encoding YegP family protein, producing MYFEIYRQSRGIPSTGKGQWRWRLRAGNHETIASGESYVNKADCIHVIELIKAVQGDTPVREI from the coding sequence ATGTATTTCGAGATTTACAGGCAATCCAGAGGCATTCCGAGCACGGGCAAAGGGCAATGGCGCTGGAGGCTGCGCGCGGGCAATCACGAGACCATCGCCAGTGGCGAGTCATACGTGAACAAGGCCGACTGCATTCATGTGATCGAGTTGATCAAAGCCGTGCAGGGCGACACCCCGGTGAGGGAAATTTAA